The nucleotide window AGAGGCGTAGGTTTCttgattaaacaaaaaatgaaacAACACATCAAAGAACTCTTGGGGATTTCAGATCGGTTAGCTGTGTTGAACATTAATATACCAGGATATCACAAACTATGGTCAATAATTCAAATATATGCCCCAACAGAACAAGATAAAAAAGGAGAAACCAAGTTCTTCTATGAAGAACTAACACAAACGTTAACAAAGTACTCACACAATCACATTATATTAATGGGTGACTTCAACGCTCAAGTTGGAGAAAGACAAAATAAAGAAGAATTTGTCCTGGGAAATTTTGGATATGGGAAAAGGAGCCCAAATGGTGTATTGCTTGTCGAACTACTTCTGGAGCATAACTTAATAGTTCTTAATAGTATCTTCAAGAAGAAAATAGCGAAAAAGTGGACTTGGGTATCGCCTGACGGCAGATATAAAAATGAGATCGACTTCATAACAACTAACTATCCGAAAGCCTTTATTGATACGTCAATACTATCCAAATTCAACTTCCATACAAACCATCGTATGGTAAGAAGCTCCCTAAGTTTAGAACCACTAAAAACATCTAGATCTAGAAAATACGTAGATATACATAAAATAGAACAGAACACCAACGAAATCTCAAACGAAATTATTAAGTCTCTAAGAGAAACAAAGATAGAACTAAAAAGGGAAGATAAAAACACTGATGTCCTTGCCAAATATGGAAAACTAGAAAAACAACTAACTCTCGTCAAAACTAGGAAGGTAAAGGATAACAAATACAAACTAACAGAAAAAACTATCCAACTTATAGAGAAAAGAAAGCACTTGCTTTCAAACTACccgaagaaagaaaagttagtACTCATCACCTCACTAAGTAAGGAAATCAGGAAAAATATTAGGAAGGAAAGGAAAAAAAAGAGGATGCAAACATTGGAAAAGCATATAGCAAGAACAGGAGGTGTAAAGAAGGCACTTAAGGAACTGAGAGAATTAAGTAAAGAATGGATACCAAAACTTAACAAAAAAGAGACTGTCTTTACTGTCAGAAAGAGTATAAACGAAATTGCCACGAAATTTTACCAGCACTTGTTCTCTAATCAAGACAACGATGTTGATAATATCCAAGAAAAACTCCAAACCTATACAAGTGAAGAACCTGAGCCAAAAGTACTCCCCAGCGAAATAGAAAAGGCTATTCAAAGCCAGAAGTTGGAGAAAGCTCCAGGCCCAGATAAAATTATGAATGAGCTCTTAAAAGGTACAATTGAAGAACTGCTACCCATACTGACTTCAATATTTAACGACATTATTGAATCCGGCAAAATTCCTGTTCAGTGGAAAACATCCCATATCATCCTTATTTACAAGAAAGGACTAAAAGAGGATATAGGAAACTATAGACCCATAAGCCTGCTCTCTAATATTTACAAGGTATTTTCAAAAGTCATTCTAGAAAGAATAAGCAAAAATCTTGATGATAACCAACCTCGAGAACAAGCTGGCTTTAGACAAAACTACTCGACCTTGGACCACATTTTTACTGTAAAACAAATAGTAGAGAAATACAATGAATACAACAAACACCTATATTTGGCATTCATTGATTACTCTAAAGCCTTTGACAGTGTCCTTCACACAGCTATATGGAAGAGCCTGGAACAACAGGGGGTACcctcaaaatatataaaaatcctgAGAAACATTTACTCAAGTAGCGAAGCTAGGATTCAGCTAGAAACTCTAGGcaaaaagttcaaaattttGAGAGGACTAAGACAAGGAGACCCCTTATCACCGAAACTATTTTCAGCTGTTTTAGAGAGTATCTTCCGCAAGCTGAACTGGGATAGCTTCGGCATAAATATAAATGGTGTTAAATTAAATCATCTTAGATTTGCAGACGATATAATCTTGTTTGAAGAGGATCCCACACACCTTGAAAAAATGATAAAATCACTTAACAATGAAAGCACAAAAGTGGGCCTTTCAATGAACATGgataaaacaaaattgcttACTAACTCGATTCAAATAACTATGCAAATAAATAACCACCCATTGGAATATGTGAAGGAATATATTTACCTAGGACAAGTTATCTCCCATGAAGAACAAACAACTAAAGAAGTTAACAGAAGAATAGCAAACGGCTGGAAGAAGTACTGGTCACTAAAAGAAATCATGAAATGTAACGAGCTAAGCATGACAATAAAAAGGAAAGCTTTTAACACCTGTATACTGCCGGTTATTACATACGGATGTGAAACATGGGCACTCACTAAACTTCACAGAGAAAAGCTAGAACGCTGCCAAAAAGCCATGGAAAGAAGCATGTCAGGTATAAAAAAGCAGGATAAAATCAAAAGCAGTTATATCAGAGAGAAAACCCAAGTAGTCGATATCCTATCTCGAATCGACCAGTTAAAGTGGCGATGGACCGGTCACATGATTCGAGATAAGCAAGGCAAGTGGAGCACAACCGTGGCTGACTGGTACCCTAGAAACGGTAAACGGAGCAGGGGACGTCAGTCAACGAGATGGGTAGACGATATCAAATTAACTGCAGGTAACCACTGGAGGAGGGTAGCACAAAATAGAACGGAGTGGAAAagactggaggaggcctatgccaacAGGCACTCCGAATTACtcgacataatataatttaaatgtgtattACTCAACTTGTATATTcggaataaagggcttattattattattattattattatattgtgtcataggctaaatgttatccccttattcccatGCGATCAGGGACTACACGACTAAACCATAGGCTGCTGCTAgtatgttatctatactaatattataaagctgaagagtttgttttcaACGAAAATGATAAGTAAAGTTCAACGAAAATGATaagtaaagtaaacaaaaatatgcCTACCAGAAGTCAAACATCAATACCAAACAACAACACTACATTAAACACAGAAAAGCTCCCCAACCCGGTTGGTCACCGTGGGGATGTCGACCAATACCCTCCATCTTATAACACAAACACTGTCACCTGCAAAtccaaacaaattaagaagTCAACAAAACTgaaagtatgtacctacaatgTAAGAACCCTAGCCTCACCTCAGAGATTATTAGAACTAACGCACGCTTTGGAAAACATAGATTGCCAGATTTTAGGCCTTGCAGAAGTAAGAAGATTAGGTAACGAAATAGAAAAAcacgaaaaatatattttttgctataaaGGAGAGACTAAAGGATTACACGGCGTGGGCTTTCTTATAAGAGACGAGCTGAGGAATAACATAGTTAACTTCAATGGAATATCTGAGAGAATAGCTTTGCTCCAAATCAAGATAGACAACGTTGATATGTCAATTATACAAGTTTATGCCCCCACTGCTGATTCTAAAGAAGAAGATATAGAAAAATTCTACACAGACTTAACAAAAGCACACCATTTAGCCGACAAGTTAGTCATAGTTATGGGAGATTTCAACGCAAAGATTGGCCAACCTCAGCCACACGAAGATCTGGTGACAGGGCAATATGGGTATGGTAATCGCAATGACAGAGGCGAAAGGCTTATTCAATACGCTATGGAACACAAACTCTCAATTATGAACACCTATTTCAAGAAAAAACACTCAAGAAGATGGACATGGGAATCCTCAGACGGAGAGACAAAGAATGAAATAGACTTCATACTAACAAACCaacgtaattttataaataacgttgaagtactaaacaaaataaacttccAATCAGATCACAGATTAGTAagagcctccatacatttagaGAAACCAAAACTTAGCAGAAGAAACTTCAATTCTACGCCCAGATTGCCTAGAACCGACACCGAAATAGCTGAATATTTGCAGAACTTAGAAAAGAATATTAAcgaacaaatttcaaaattagaaGAAGAGCAAGATGTACAAAGCTATTATGATTGTTTAGAAAACTTGATCATCACAAATGTAAAAACTGATCCACAAGACAAAAGTAAAGAACACAAGATTTTCACAAAAAGAAcgattgatttaattaaaaaaagaacagaaCTAACTATGatcaagaaaaaaacaaaagaaatgaaagATAGAACAAGAGACTGCTACAAAGAAACAAGTAAAGCGATTAGAGAAGACTATGAAAATCACAGAAAGAAAGTGATTGAATGGAATCTAAACAACTTCCGAAGTGTAAAAAAAGCTAACAAACAACTTACTACACACAAAAAATGGATTAGCAGACTAGAAAACGACAACAAAGAATCAACGACAAGAAAACAAGTTCTACAATGCGCCACAAACTTTTATAAGCTACTATATAAAAGATCACCAGAAGACAGCCTAGAAGAAAAGTTAAATCACAATAAAAAGATAGAAAAGGTTGAGGAAATAactgaaaaagaaatattacattacataaagAAGTTAAAACCAGACAAAAGCCCAGGCCCAGACAACATAAGTAATGAAGTGCTAAAAATAGGAGCCTGCAAATTAATCACATTCCTAACAacactttttaataaagtattagTACAAGGAAAAGTACCACATCAGTGGTGTAAATCAAGCATAATTCTATTGTACAAAAAAGGAAACCCGCTAGATTTGGGAAACTACAGACCGATAAGCCTGCTTCCCAGCATCTACAAACTCTACTCAAGCATCCTGCTGAAAAGAATTTCATCTTATATAGATAGCAAGCAACCTGTGGAACAAGCAGGCTTCCGTGAAGGGTTTTCTACAACTGACCATATCCACACAATCGagcaaataatagaaaaattcaGTGAATACAATCAACCACTTTATATTGCCTTCATTGACTACTTCAAGGCCTTTGACAGCATCTACCACAGCTCAATTTGGAAAGCATTAGAAACATGCGATATAAACAACACATATAtagacattattaaaaatatttactcaaACACAACTAGTAGAATCAAACTAGAAAATAAAGGCGAAGAAATTGCAATACAAAGAGGTGTCAGACAAGGTGACCCACTGTCACCAAAACTATTTATTGCAGTATTAGAAAATGTATTCCAAACATTAAACTGGAAAAAGAAGGGAATCTGGATCATAGACCAATTCTTAAGTCACCTAAGATTCGCAGACGACATTGCAGTATTTGCTAAATCAGCCTCAGAACTTCAAGAAATGATAAAGACGCTGAGTGTAGAAAGCAAAAAAGTAGGGTTACAGATTAActttatcaaaacaaaaataatgaccaACCACCACCAAAAACCGGTAGAAATAGACAATAAGATAATAGAATATGTAAAGAACTATGTTTATTTAGGAAAGCAAATTTCTTTTAACAAGGACAACAATAAAGCAGAGGTGGAAAGAAGAGCAAATATAGCATGGAAAAAGTTCTGGGCtcataaagaaattttcaaggGAAATTACACTGTTAACTTAAAAAGGGTTGTAATGGAGACAACTATTCTACCTTGCCTAACCTACGCCTGCCAAACATGGGTCTACAACACAAGTTCGAGGCATAAACTTATCACTACACAACGTGCAATGGAAAGGAGCATcttgaaactaaaaaaagcTGACAAAATAAACAGTATGATTATTAGGAAAAAAACTAATCTCACAGATGCTCTGGACCATGCACAAAGACTTAAGTGGAGATGGGCAGGCCACCTTGGCAGGCTAAAGGACAAACGGTGGACTAAGAAAATTACCTACTGGAAAGGTCCACTTGGTaaaaggaaggtaggaaggcctATAGGAAGGTGGGTAGATGACATTACCGCAGTGGCTGGCCAAGGTTGGATGGAACTCACAAAAGAAAGGGACAAttggaaaaagatggaggaggcttatacccgaaggggcccattattaactagtacataaattaattatttagataaatatatagattagttagaatagttttaagatattgttaagtactatctaaatgggaaaaataaagcttattattattattattattattatatgaagagtttgtttgtttaattgaagcactaatctcagaaattactggtccggtttgaaaaattctttcagtgttagatagcccatttagtCATTTAATCGGATTATGCTCCAGAGACTGATGTCCGATATACAAGAGAACATGAGAAAAaaaagatagcccatttattgaggaaggcgttaggctatattatattatccctgtattcctactggaacgggaaccacaagggtgaaaccgtgcggagtcagctagtaagctatataaaacaacaaatataaaaatgtggAATGCTcaatgttctgttacaagtgaatgttcCAGCCTATCAGCactttattagtataaaatctttgtatataTGCAGATTTGCGCAAAATGGCTGCCATGCGATGAGTGGATATAGGATAGTTAACACTTACTGTCATTTTTGATATTTGTCTTGTCTGCTGGTAATTCATCATGTTGATCATAATCTGTAAGGTATTGTTATTAAAGATAAGACTTATTTAATTACAGATTAAGTTACACTAAGAACTTGCTATCtttcctttaatttatttatttattaattaataaaaactatcGAATACCATGATTTGTTAAGCATTGAAAATAATCACTTGACTGTGAATATTGatttcatatctatactaatattataaatgtaaaatgaagTCTATCTAGTATATCTATATAGttatctaataattataatataaaatgtttatatagaaatatatatgtataactcTTTACCATCATTGTCGTTCTCATCATCCTCTGGATTGATTTCCTCAGGTTTTCCCTTTACATCCAGTAAATCCTTCGGTTCCTCCAACACTGGTCCATTTTTTTCCACTTCATCTTTTTTTGGTGGTACTTCCTCTGCAGCTGGATGCTCAACTTCAACCTTCACTGATGACACACCAACAGGTGCCGTTGAAGGTTCTGCTTTTGCACTGTTAATACTTTCCGGTGCCTTCTCTACACTAGTCGACTGATTGACAGTTGATGTAGGAGTTTTTTGTCCAGACTTCTCTGAGCTAGCTTCTTTTGTATGTTCAGCAGGTTGTGTCAACTTCGTATCAACATGTTGTACCTCTTTATTTGCAGTTGTCAATGGTGCAGTGGTGTTATTAGCTGGTAGTACGGTGTCAGCATTCTTTCCAGAACTTACAGCTGATAGTTGAGCCGCTCCATCTGGGGCGGCTAAATTGGTCTCTTGTACTGATTGTTGATTTTGTATCACCTCTGTACCCCACTTGAAGTATTTGCAAAAGTAATTAGTGTCATCATTGAACAACTCACCGACTCCGCATAGTTTTTGACATTTCACCGGATCGCTGAACACTTTGATCAATAAATTGTATGGTGATTTCGGTTGAATTGTCACAAGTTTCCACGATTTT belongs to Bicyclus anynana chromosome 10, ilBicAnyn1.1, whole genome shotgun sequence and includes:
- the LOC112042928 gene encoding trans-Golgi network integral membrane protein 1 isoform X2, with translation MQIYIIALCFIIHGCHHGTGLPVVPSDQSPLLELANTCENSFLEDMIKQKVDVCKVNGTLTNPTALECYMFYDINTQLCAAFEHSEFSLQDNYKSKMTETQNVAAVCANSKSWKLVTIQPKSPYNLLIKVFSDPVKCQKLCGVGELFNDDTNYFCKYFKWGTEVIQNQQSVQETNLAAPDGAAQLSAVSSGKNADTVLPANNTTAPLTTANKEVQHVDTKLTQPAEHTKEASSEKSGQKTPTSTVNQSTSVEKAPESINSAKAEPSTAPVGVSSVKVEVEHPAAEEVPPKKDEVEKNGPVLEEPKDLLDVKGKPEEINPEDDENDNDDYDQHDELPADKTNIKNDNGGVESDPDVVFKGNNKPNLKIESITFPPQRDVYPNGLPDSFTDDDDHFFPIFLTGIILVVLLYILYHNKSKFTKVILGLIVEGRQSGRRRNSRGHAYRRLDTLEQAMSSTTAVPPSKIIY
- the LOC112042928 gene encoding trans-Golgi network integral membrane protein 1 isoform X1, with protein sequence MQIYIIALCFIIHGCHHGTGLPVVPSDQSPLLELANTCENSFLEDMIKQKVDVCKVNGTLTNPTALECYMFYDINTQLCAAFEHSEFSLQDNYKSKMTETQNVAAVCANSKSWKLVTIQPKSPYNLLIKVFSDPVKCQKLCGVGELFNDDTNYFCKYFKWGTEVIQNQQSVQETNLAAPDGAAQLSAVSSGKNADTVLPANNTTAPLTTANKEVQHVDTKLTQPAEHTKEASSEKSGQKTPTSTVNQSTSVEKAPESINSAKAEPSTAPVGVSSVKVEVEHPAAEEVPPKKDEVEKNGPVLEEPKDLLDVKGKPEEINPEDDENDNDDYDQHDELPADKTNIKNDNGGVESDPDVVFKGNNKPNLKIESITFPPQRVADVYPNGLPDSFTDDDDHFFPIFLTGIILVVLLYILYHNKSKFTKVILGLIVEGRQSGRRRNSRGHAYRRLDTLEQAMSSTTAVPPSKIIY